The following proteins are encoded in a genomic region of Cricetulus griseus strain 17A/GY chromosome 7, alternate assembly CriGri-PICRH-1.0, whole genome shotgun sequence:
- the Spata22 gene encoding spermatogenesis-associated protein 22 isoform X1 has translation MKRNLNENSTRSTAGCLPVPLFNQKKRNRQPLTSNPLQNDPGFSTVSDSYGSPPRPTDWAWEAVNPEVTSLKRTMNTGHIPASASYPMKSQDSVPKSILSNAERSQSGWGYRSDNRNTSLRTWDKNDFRPQRKTASPALNSEFNSCAVNLGAQRQKQSGTPEFPNLHGHKENEVIRQTCLSKLSGSTVKGPERASALQAFKPSFQQNQFKKTVLGDTPRENALKEAPFHQLKAKDNSLRIISAVIESMRYWRAQVQKTVLLFEILAVLDSAVTPGPQYSKTFLMRDGKNTLPCVFYEIDRELPRLIRGRVHRCVGHYDPDKNIFKCVSVRPASASEQKTFQAFVTIVDAEMKYHTKAMNEM, from the exons atgaagagaaacctAAATGAAAATTCAACTCGAAGTACAGCAG GCTGTTTGCCTGTGCCATTGTTCAATCAGAAAAAGAGGAACAGACAGCCATTAACTTCTAATCCACTTCAGAATGATCCAGGTTTCAGTACCGTTTCTGACAGTTATGGTTCCCCTCCTCGACCAACAG ATTGGGCATGGGAAGCTGTGAATCCAGAGGTGACTTCTTTAAAGAGAACAATGAATACAGG GCATATACCAGCTTCTGCTTCTTATCCCATGAAAAGTCAAGATTCTGTGCCTAAATCTATTCTGTCAAATGCTGAAAGAAGCCAAAGTGGTTGGGG ctACAGAAGTGACAACAGAAATACCAGCTTGAGAACCTGGGATAAAAATGACTTCCGACCTCAGCGTAAAACAGCAAGCCCAGCCCTAAACAGTGAATTCAATTCTTGTGCAGTGAATTTGGGAGCTCAACGACAGAAACAGTCAGGAACACCTGAATTTCCTAACTTACATggacacaaagaaaatgaagtaatcAGACAAACATGTTTATCAAAACTGTCTGGCTCTACAGTGAAAGGCCCAGAGAGAGCCAGTGCACTGCAGGCATTTAAGCCCAGTTTTCAACAAAATCAATTTAAGAAAACAGTGTTGGGTGACACTCCAAGAGAAAATGCTCTGAag GAAGCCCCCTTCCATCAGTTAAAGGCCAAAGATAATTCTTTAAGAATCATTTCTGCAGTCATTGAAAGCATGAGGTACTGGCGTGCACAAGTGCAGAAAACCGTACTTCTTTTTGAAATATTGG CTGTCCTGGATTCAGCTGTCACACCTGGCCCACAGTATTCAAAGACTTTTCTCATGAGAGATGGGAAAAATACTCTTCCATGTGTATTTTATGAAATT GATCGTGAACTTCCAAGACTGATCAGAGGCCGAGTTCACAGGTGTGTTGGACACTATGATCCAGACAAGAACATTTTCAAGTGTGTTTCTGTTAGACCAGCATCTGCTTCTGAACAAAAGACTTTCCAGGCATTTGTTACAATTGTGGATGCTGAGATGAAGTATCATACTAAAGCAATGAATGAAATGTAA
- the Spata22 gene encoding spermatogenesis-associated protein 22 isoform X2 codes for MKRNLNENSTRSTAGCLPVPLFNQKKRNRQPLTSNPLQNDPDWAWEAVNPEVTSLKRTMNTGHIPASASYPMKSQDSVPKSILSNAERSQSGWGYRSDNRNTSLRTWDKNDFRPQRKTASPALNSEFNSCAVNLGAQRQKQSGTPEFPNLHGHKENEVIRQTCLSKLSGSTVKGPERASALQAFKPSFQQNQFKKTVLGDTPRENALKEAPFHQLKAKDNSLRIISAVIESMRYWRAQVQKTVLLFEILAVLDSAVTPGPQYSKTFLMRDGKNTLPCVFYEIDRELPRLIRGRVHRCVGHYDPDKNIFKCVSVRPASASEQKTFQAFVTIVDAEMKYHTKAMNEM; via the exons atgaagagaaacctAAATGAAAATTCAACTCGAAGTACAGCAG GCTGTTTGCCTGTGCCATTGTTCAATCAGAAAAAGAGGAACAGACAGCCATTAACTTCTAATCCACTTCAGAATGATCCAG ATTGGGCATGGGAAGCTGTGAATCCAGAGGTGACTTCTTTAAAGAGAACAATGAATACAGG GCATATACCAGCTTCTGCTTCTTATCCCATGAAAAGTCAAGATTCTGTGCCTAAATCTATTCTGTCAAATGCTGAAAGAAGCCAAAGTGGTTGGGG ctACAGAAGTGACAACAGAAATACCAGCTTGAGAACCTGGGATAAAAATGACTTCCGACCTCAGCGTAAAACAGCAAGCCCAGCCCTAAACAGTGAATTCAATTCTTGTGCAGTGAATTTGGGAGCTCAACGACAGAAACAGTCAGGAACACCTGAATTTCCTAACTTACATggacacaaagaaaatgaagtaatcAGACAAACATGTTTATCAAAACTGTCTGGCTCTACAGTGAAAGGCCCAGAGAGAGCCAGTGCACTGCAGGCATTTAAGCCCAGTTTTCAACAAAATCAATTTAAGAAAACAGTGTTGGGTGACACTCCAAGAGAAAATGCTCTGAag GAAGCCCCCTTCCATCAGTTAAAGGCCAAAGATAATTCTTTAAGAATCATTTCTGCAGTCATTGAAAGCATGAGGTACTGGCGTGCACAAGTGCAGAAAACCGTACTTCTTTTTGAAATATTGG CTGTCCTGGATTCAGCTGTCACACCTGGCCCACAGTATTCAAAGACTTTTCTCATGAGAGATGGGAAAAATACTCTTCCATGTGTATTTTATGAAATT GATCGTGAACTTCCAAGACTGATCAGAGGCCGAGTTCACAGGTGTGTTGGACACTATGATCCAGACAAGAACATTTTCAAGTGTGTTTCTGTTAGACCAGCATCTGCTTCTGAACAAAAGACTTTCCAGGCATTTGTTACAATTGTGGATGCTGAGATGAAGTATCATACTAAAGCAATGAATGAAATGTAA
- the Spata22 gene encoding spermatogenesis-associated protein 22 isoform X3 produces MKRNLNENSTRSTADWAWEAVNPEVTSLKRTMNTGHIPASASYPMKSQDSVPKSILSNAERSQSGWGYRSDNRNTSLRTWDKNDFRPQRKTASPALNSEFNSCAVNLGAQRQKQSGTPEFPNLHGHKENEVIRQTCLSKLSGSTVKGPERASALQAFKPSFQQNQFKKTVLGDTPRENALKEAPFHQLKAKDNSLRIISAVIESMRYWRAQVQKTVLLFEILAVLDSAVTPGPQYSKTFLMRDGKNTLPCVFYEIDRELPRLIRGRVHRCVGHYDPDKNIFKCVSVRPASASEQKTFQAFVTIVDAEMKYHTKAMNEM; encoded by the exons atgaagagaaacctAAATGAAAATTCAACTCGAAGTACAGCAG ATTGGGCATGGGAAGCTGTGAATCCAGAGGTGACTTCTTTAAAGAGAACAATGAATACAGG GCATATACCAGCTTCTGCTTCTTATCCCATGAAAAGTCAAGATTCTGTGCCTAAATCTATTCTGTCAAATGCTGAAAGAAGCCAAAGTGGTTGGGG ctACAGAAGTGACAACAGAAATACCAGCTTGAGAACCTGGGATAAAAATGACTTCCGACCTCAGCGTAAAACAGCAAGCCCAGCCCTAAACAGTGAATTCAATTCTTGTGCAGTGAATTTGGGAGCTCAACGACAGAAACAGTCAGGAACACCTGAATTTCCTAACTTACATggacacaaagaaaatgaagtaatcAGACAAACATGTTTATCAAAACTGTCTGGCTCTACAGTGAAAGGCCCAGAGAGAGCCAGTGCACTGCAGGCATTTAAGCCCAGTTTTCAACAAAATCAATTTAAGAAAACAGTGTTGGGTGACACTCCAAGAGAAAATGCTCTGAag GAAGCCCCCTTCCATCAGTTAAAGGCCAAAGATAATTCTTTAAGAATCATTTCTGCAGTCATTGAAAGCATGAGGTACTGGCGTGCACAAGTGCAGAAAACCGTACTTCTTTTTGAAATATTGG CTGTCCTGGATTCAGCTGTCACACCTGGCCCACAGTATTCAAAGACTTTTCTCATGAGAGATGGGAAAAATACTCTTCCATGTGTATTTTATGAAATT GATCGTGAACTTCCAAGACTGATCAGAGGCCGAGTTCACAGGTGTGTTGGACACTATGATCCAGACAAGAACATTTTCAAGTGTGTTTCTGTTAGACCAGCATCTGCTTCTGAACAAAAGACTTTCCAGGCATTTGTTACAATTGTGGATGCTGAGATGAAGTATCATACTAAAGCAATGAATGAAATGTAA
- the LOC100770564 gene encoding olfactory receptor 1468: protein MTEGNQTVISWFLLLGLPIPPEHQYLFYFLFLAMYLTTILGNLIIIILIQLDSHLHTPMYSLLSNLSFSDLCFSSVTMPKLLKNMQSQVSSIPYAGCLAQMYFFLLFGDLESFLLVAMAYDRYVAICFPLRYTSIMSPKLCVSLVVLSWVLTTFHAMLHTLLMARLSFCEDNVIPHFFCDMSALLKLSCSDTHVNELVIFVTGGLILVIPFVLIIVSYARIVSSILKVPSARGIRKAFSTCGSHLSVVSLFYGTLIGLYLCPSANNSTVKDTVMAMMYTVVTPMLNPFIYSLRNRDMKGALGRVFCKKKIMV from the coding sequence ATGACAGAAGGGAACCAAACTGTCATCTCCTGGTTTCTTCTCTTGGGCCTGCCCATTCCCCCAGAACACCAGTACCTATTCTATTTCCTGTTCCTGGCCATGTACCTCACCACCATCCTGGGGAAccttatcatcatcatcctcattcAACTGGACTCCCATCTCCATACACCTATGTATTCTTTACTCAgcaacttgtccttctctgaTCTCTGCTTTTCCTCTGTCACAATGCCCAAATTGCTGAAGAACATGCAGAGCCAAGTGTCATCCATCCCCTATGCAGGCTGCCTGGCACAAATGTACTTTTTCTTGCTGTTTGGAGACCTGGAGAGCTTCCTCCTTGTggccatggcctatgaccgctatgtggccatctgcttcCCCCTTCGTTACACCAGCATCATGAGTCCTAAGCTCTGTGTGAGTCTGGTGGTGCTTTCCTGGGTGCTGACCACATTCCATGCCATGCTGCACACCCTGCTCATGGCCAGATTGTCATTCTGTGAGGACAACGTGATCCCCCACTTTTTCTGTGACATGTCTGCTCTGCTGAAGCTGTCGTGCTCTGATACCCATGTTAATGAGTTGGTGATATTTGTCACTGGAGGCCTTATTCTTGTCATTCCATTTGTGCTCATCATTGTGTCCTATGCAAGAATTGTCTCCTCTATTCTCAAGGTTCCTTCTGCTCGAGGCATCCGGaaagccttctccacctgtggTTCCCATCTGTCTGTGGTGTCACTGTTCTATGGAACACTCATTGGTCTGTACTTATGCCCATCTGCTAATAATTCTACTGTGAAGGACACTGTCATGGCTATGATGTACACAGTGGTGACTCCCATGCTGAACCCcttcatctacagcctgaggaacagaGACATGAAGGGGGCTCTGGGTAGAGTATTTTGTAAGAAGAAAATTATGGTATGA